One window of Colias croceus chromosome 6, ilColCroc2.1 genomic DNA carries:
- the LOC123692412 gene encoding cytochrome P450 4d2-like isoform X2 translates to METTMGVKIGAQQNPDNAFLNAVNEGQNYIAQRIFHFWLHPNWLYRFHPNHERIKKYIKIMNDFADEVIQNKRKQISDNSEVLEVKSILDHLISMNEIDGMDDLELREEALMMIIAATDTSAVSIGFTMKLLAKYHHVQEKVYDELQTVLGDTKRSIQREDLSQLVYLHRVIQESLRLYPSVPFIVRKIEKDTVLHGSILPAGSGCIASIWGTHRNPKYWGQDAECFDPDRFLPHRNKLPHPSCYLPFSSGPRNCIGYQYAMMSMKTSLATILRHYKIVGEPERGPKPNIRVKLDIMMKAVDGYKVALERR, encoded by the exons ATGG AAACAACGATGGGTGTAAAAATTGGCGCTCAACAGAACCCTGATAATGCATTTTTGAACGCTGTCAATGAAGGCCAAAATTATATAGCTCAGAGAATATTCCACTTCTGGCTTCATCCAAACTGGTTGTATAGATTTCATCCTAATCATGAACGTATTAAAaagtacattaaaataatgaatgacTTCGCCGATGAG GTGATTCAAAATAAAAGGAAACAAATATCGGATAACAGTGAAGTCCTAgaag TAAAGAGCATTCTGGATCATCTGATTTCAATGAATGAAATAGATGGTATGGATGATTTAGAACTACGTGAAGAAGCTTTAATGATGATAATAGCTGCGACTGATACGTCAGCGGTTTCCATTGGTTTCACTATGAAGCTTTTAGCGAAATACCATCATGTGCAGGAAAAAGTTTATGATga GTTGCAGACAGTATTAGGTGATACGAAGCGTTCAATACAGAGAGAAGATTTGTCACAACTGGTCTATCTTCATAGAGTTATACAAGAAAGTTTGCGACTCTACCCCTCTGTGCCATTTATTGTTCGTAAAATTGAAAAAGACACTGTATTAC ATGGGTCCATACTTCCCGCTGGTTCAGGCTGTATAGCATCAATCTGGGGAACACATAGAAATCCAAAGTATTGGGGTCAGGATGCAGAATGTTTTGATCCGGATAGATTCCTGCCGCATAGAAATAAATTACCACATCCAAGTTGCTACTTGCCTTTTAGTTCTGGACCACGTAATTGCATAG gatACCAATACGCCATGATGTCTATGAAAACGTCACTAGCGACGATACTCCGCCATTATAAGATTGTAGGCGAACCAGAGAGAGGCCCTAAACCAAATATTAGAGTAAAATTGGATATAATGATGAAGGCGGTTGATGGGTACAAAGTCGCCCTAGAAAGAAGATAA
- the LOC123692412 gene encoding cytochrome P450 4d2-like isoform X1 → METTMGVKIGAQQNPDNAFLNAVNEGQNYIAQRIFHFWLHPNWLYRFHPNHERIKKYIKIMNDFADEVIQNKRKQISDNSEVLEVKSILDHLISMNEIDGMDDLELREEALMMIIAATDTSAVSIGFTMKLLAKYHHVQEKVYDELQTVLGDTKRSIQREDLSQLVYLHRVIQESLRLYPSVPFIVRKIEKDTVLQDGSILPAGSGCIASIWGTHRNPKYWGQDAECFDPDRFLPHRNKLPHPSCYLPFSSGPRNCIGYQYAMMSMKTSLATILRHYKIVGEPERGPKPNIRVKLDIMMKAVDGYKVALERR, encoded by the exons ATGG AAACAACGATGGGTGTAAAAATTGGCGCTCAACAGAACCCTGATAATGCATTTTTGAACGCTGTCAATGAAGGCCAAAATTATATAGCTCAGAGAATATTCCACTTCTGGCTTCATCCAAACTGGTTGTATAGATTTCATCCTAATCATGAACGTATTAAAaagtacattaaaataatgaatgacTTCGCCGATGAG GTGATTCAAAATAAAAGGAAACAAATATCGGATAACAGTGAAGTCCTAgaag TAAAGAGCATTCTGGATCATCTGATTTCAATGAATGAAATAGATGGTATGGATGATTTAGAACTACGTGAAGAAGCTTTAATGATGATAATAGCTGCGACTGATACGTCAGCGGTTTCCATTGGTTTCACTATGAAGCTTTTAGCGAAATACCATCATGTGCAGGAAAAAGTTTATGATga GTTGCAGACAGTATTAGGTGATACGAAGCGTTCAATACAGAGAGAAGATTTGTCACAACTGGTCTATCTTCATAGAGTTATACAAGAAAGTTTGCGACTCTACCCCTCTGTGCCATTTATTGTTCGTAAAATTGAAAAAGACACTGTATTAC AAGATGGGTCCATACTTCCCGCTGGTTCAGGCTGTATAGCATCAATCTGGGGAACACATAGAAATCCAAAGTATTGGGGTCAGGATGCAGAATGTTTTGATCCGGATAGATTCCTGCCGCATAGAAATAAATTACCACATCCAAGTTGCTACTTGCCTTTTAGTTCTGGACCACGTAATTGCATAG gatACCAATACGCCATGATGTCTATGAAAACGTCACTAGCGACGATACTCCGCCATTATAAGATTGTAGGCGAACCAGAGAGAGGCCCTAAACCAAATATTAGAGTAAAATTGGATATAATGATGAAGGCGGTTGATGGGTACAAAGTCGCCCTAGAAAGAAGATAA
- the LOC123692682 gene encoding probable cytochrome P450 313a1, with amino-acid sequence MYIWLLLLAVLFSYYVFRLRRKRLYELANKFPIDDNSLPIIGAAYSLLGSTEHILEVMQNSSYASMNNGGVLASWFGPLLYFVVTEAPVLETVLKSSLEKDDIYRFMWQVIGNGSVFAPVPIWKQRRKMVMPLFSPKILSTFFNIFLENSEKLCSVLSSFINRGQFSL; translated from the exons ATGTACATTTGGTTGTTACTCCTTGCTGTTTTGTTTTCATACTATGTGTTTAGATTGAGAAGAAAACGTTTATATGAACTTGCTAATAAATTTCCAATAGATGATAATAGTTTGCCTATCATTGGAGCTGCATATTCACTCCTAGGTTCTACAGAAC atattttaGAAGTAATGCAGAACTCCAGCTATGCCAGTATGAACAATGGTGGAGTACTTGCCAGTTGGTTTGGACCTCTGCTTTATTTTG TGGTCACAGAGGCACCAGTACTTGAAACAGTTCTTAAATCCAGTCTAGAGAAAGATgatatttatagatttatgtGGCAAGTCATTGGAAATGGCTCGGTCTTTGCCCCAG tacctatttgGAAACAACGTCGAAAAATGGTCATGCCTTTATTCAGCCCAAAGATACTGTCAACgtttttcaacatttttctAGAGAACAGTGAAAAATTGTGTTCAGTGTTATCATCATTTATAAATAGAGGACAATTTAGTTTATGA